The Rhinolophus ferrumequinum isolate MPI-CBG mRhiFer1 chromosome 28, mRhiFer1_v1.p, whole genome shotgun sequence genome has a window encoding:
- the CTXND1 gene encoding cortexin domain-containing 1 protein — MEEPTPEPVYVDVDKGLTLACFVFLCLFLIVMIIRCAKVIMDPYSAIPTSTWEEQHLDD, encoded by the coding sequence ATGGAGGAGCCCACGCCCGAGCCCGTCTACGTGGACGTGGACAAAGGGCTGACCCTGGCCTGCTTTGTgttcctctgcctcttcctcatCGTCATGATCATCCGCTGTGCCAAGGTCATCATGGACCCTTACAGCGCCATCCCGACGTCCACCTGGGAAGAGCAGCACCTGGATGACTGA